GATCAAAGAAACTTCGTCAAGCCTTCAGGAAGAGAGAGGACCATGAAGTACTTGTCCCAACAGCAGCAAATAAAATTCCTACAAGTGAAGACTTGATTGATAAAATGATGCTGCAAATTGGTGAACGTGGTTGAGGACATGAGGTATGCGGCTTGTACAATTTTAAGTCATGTCAAACCTTTTTTTAATAACAGCTAGGCTAAAATCTTCCTCGGCAGCAATTACTAAGGAGTGAGAAGCATTTATCTGGCAGTCATTTATTTTCGTCCTTTTAGTAAGATCAGAATGCATGATAAGTGATAATTGTTGTAACCGTGAATGTTTGGCTTGTTAAGGACATTCACTACGTATTTGCAAGATCATTTCTCTTCAGTTGAACACGGAAAATTTCGAAATTGACGTTTCCTTCACATTGGCTAAAGATCAGACATCACATAAACAACAGAAGACCAAGACTTCTCTTGAGTGTGTAGACAACCCATGTACATGAAAATGAAACTCGTTGGCCTTACAGACTTTGGGATTGTGTACTCGTCCAAGACCTTGCCTTCTTGAACGTGTCCTACTTCCAAACATAATCCAATTGAAATCCTAATTAAATCACTATTAAACAACCATGAAATTTACGACAAAGGGGCTAACAGCCACTTTACAATTATGAAATTCAGCTTCTCTGATTATCGGCGATGTATACCTTTCCATCGTAACAGGAACGAATAATCATATTGCAAATCCATTCCTAGAAACTACATTATTTCTCCATATATATGTCATTGCAAAGTATTCTAGTACTGTCCTTAATGAGTGCCACTTGGATTTGTAATTAAAAAGATGTTATTCATTGTTCTCGCAATGAGAAGTTTTCTCAcattcttcattcatcttgctTCCAACTAGAATCCTTCCATTTCCTAAGTGCTCTTCCCATTCAATGCCATTAGTTGTGATGAGTTTTGATGTTGAAAATCAGGAAGGTAACTCTTCCTGctaaatatttctttaaagattattattattttctttcaaaattgcaATAATTATCGATCACGTAGGAAATATCACTGTGTATATAACAATGACAAAGAGGAATTTTCATCTATTGCCAAATCCAGTTATATTATACATTATAATAATAAGAATGGAGAATTTCGTATTTTTTGGTCCAAAAGAAGACAATGCATATGAAACAGGATACATAACATTGACTAGCcatccagtttttttttttttttttttttgcacttacCAACTCTTTTAAAATTCTACTAATATGGAAAACAtccgtcattttttttttttttagtacgGCATAGTAGAATTGTACCTAGTGTAGCATTGTGATTCTGCAAGGACGTAAAATGTAgagaaataatatttgacaCATGTTAAACTTTCTGCATACTATGCTATAGGAGTGAGAAGCAGTTTATATAGGAAATCCCTTTATTTTTCGTCTTTCCAATAAGATTAAAATGCATGATCAATAAGCAATGTATCAAGATAATGAGACCCACGCTTGACCCTATTCAAAACACGAGTACCCCATACGTATTTTCTGTAATGTAAATGGTTCTATAAAGGATGGGTATAGCTCATAATTTCAAGGCCGAACATCACCAAAAAGTCCATAAAGACCATGTCTTCTCATGAACCAAGTAACACGAAGTGGTCCAGAAAATCAGGAAACCCCAAAAGACCCGGTAGATGTCTGTCATCATCTTAGTTCTGATGGTCCCAAAATCAACGCGTTAAACGACAAAGACCTCGACTCCTCTTGACACTTGAACTGCATCCTGTCCACAAAGgaccttgacttcttgatgaatGTGCACATGTTCCATGCAACATATGCTTTCTGGTTTAAGTTCTGATTGAATCGTCTGTGTGAAATTTGCAGATTCTCAAGCAAGCGGTACAATCTCTCGATGGAGGGGCCGAAGCTTCGCTATGATGTGCTGATTCTGCAGAACACTTCCTCTTGAGACTCACTCCATTGTGGTATCCTTCGCTTGTGAATCGTTCGTTTTGTTGCAGATCCAATTTTTTCTCAGATATTGTAATAAGGAAAATGACCCTAGCCCAACTGAAAAAGATTTTCCAGCCAAGTTAAAAACTCCAATACCAAAGCCCATTCTAGCAAAGCCCATCTTCTAAGCTGTTCTTTGTATATTTACTTATTTCAACCCAAAGAAAGCCTCAATttcagctcctcctcctcctcggttcataatttttttcaataatttttaagaaagcCCACTTTAAGTAAGTAAACTGCAAATCAATGAAATATATCGCCAATCTCATAGTCCTGCTAAGATGTGAGCCAAAATCTGAACATGTAATATCTACATGGAAATGTTTTCCTTTAGGATATGGAGAAACAAACCTGTGCCATATGTCTAATCCACACTTATATACTCATCCCTCTAACCACTAAAGGCACAAATCGATAACTATTCTGGTCATACATTGATttatggaagagaaatagatttttctatttctattcttggatgagtttctaagcaaaagtacgcatttgataacaaaacaaaagttcTTCCTCCCGAGCGGCGGCCAAGGAGTCGCGACAACATACATCAAAAACAGCGACCGATGGCAACAAATGGGCGACCGGCTAGTAGCAAAGACAAACAATGAGAAGagttttatttcttatttctattttagaaataaaaagtaaaaaaattgtatttctaatttctattctaaacttattttggcgtaaaaaaataaatagaaaaatgaaatagttttagcaaacagatttatgttccagaaacaagtctggaatagaaaaataattctgAAATAGATATAAAATGGTTATTATGTGCATCTTAACCCAACCTCGATTTTATTCATAGTTTACTCATTATTTTTCCACACTAatgtaaaataaagaaaaaatttgcttgcattcaattttttttttctcaaacttTTATAGGTTTACTGCTGGTGTGAAATATAATTTATACATTCATCTTTGAATGATTGACAAGTAGAAGAAttcaattacaaaatcaattcCAAACATACATGTCACTCATCCAAAGATGAATgtaaaagaatattttaaaCTAACTGTAAACCTAATAATGAGCTTTGTTTCATAACGACAAACTTAATTCCTTTGTTGATCGTTTTTCTGCTGACATTTCCTTTTACATTTTGAATGCTTTTTATTTGCTTACATCAGTCAATGGCAAATGCAATTTGTCTCTATGGCTTTCGGATAAATACACATTGAACTCTGTCTACTTTAAGCAAGATTTGAGTCATCCATACATATGatgaatggaaaagaaaagacgttgaaatttccttctttcattgagttgatgatttgatttgatactTGTAATGATTTGATTTAAGTTTCAAGTTTCTGGATCATCAACATCATTAATTTCGATCGGTTTCTTAAATTCTTTTGCATGACGTTACATATTATACAGTTCCCGAATTATACGGCCCTCTGCGAAATAATTCATATAAAAGTTGAAACGCCACTGCTTTAAGCCAAATTAATATGAAAAGGCCTTCTTTTTCCTAGAACGGAACTGATCGAGGAAATAATCACAAATTACACGTACACTTACCTAGAACTTAATATTGAGTTgcttgtcttttatttttttaactccTCCCGAGACTTTACTTCTGTTTCTGTCCCAGTCATGTTGACAATATCAATAGTAGGTGAAGACCAAGTCTTTCATCATTCTGATCAAGAATCATTATCCTATCGGTGAATATAGCAAAAAATGAGAATATGAGTTGAATTCTAATTTGAAAACGTCCGCAAGGAAATTCAGTAATTACAATGTAGGTGAAAAAGAGTTATTGGAAGTCCGatgaggagaaaaagagacaatGACAATACAAAATATCAAGACTTTTATatggcactcactttggtgccaattatctatttttcttaTAGATCAAAATGCATTTCTCACCTGGTATCTTTGGAAAGgttaggtttttctttttcctttttcttctttttacttggCTGGGTTGGGAAAAGCTAGGTTATTGCTCAAGTTGTCTGTACTTTTTGTGGCTATATATACAAGTTAAAAACTCTTCCAGGAAGAAGGACATGTGCGTGATTCTTGTGGAGGATTGTGGGGAACTATGGAGTTTTGACAGAAGGTCACGTGAATGGAAGTTCAAGACAATAGAACCATATGTTTCTTCTCTGTCCCCATAAAACTTTATGTTTCCTCCAAACAGTGAAACAATTATCTAGATCCGACCCATCATTGTTCGAGTTGATCATGATTACGGATGATAATGGATTTCAACTTGTCTAGACTCAAAGCATCATATATCCACTTAGCTTTAATAATTGATGGTACTATATTTCATATAAACCTCGCAGATGATTCTGTCAATAGGACGACCTTAGTATGAAAGCAATGATCATGATCAGAACATTTGGCACTGTCGTTTTTAGGAATGTGTGCTCCATAATCTACCGTCCAACTTTTATGCCTTCTATTTTACtatgtttatttaaaaatgagaaCCGGattattttcattgttaatCCCCCGGACACGATCAGGAACACGGCCACTCTTTCGATCCTATCACAGGAAGCTTCTTCAAAGCATTTCCGCTAGGCCTGTTTCCAGATTTAATTAAACTATTCATGATTCCAAAGCATCAAGTAGCCTTTCAAATCTGAAAGCTCTGACAAgagatccattttttttatttttaatttcaaggCCCATGCTACTTGCCAGAGCAGGAACCCACTACCGGCACATGCATGTAACCAAAGAGTCCACACATTTTGTGAATTTATTAGGGTTTGCAATTTTTATTCATGGTACAACCAACAAATGCATCATAATTTAGAGGAATATGGAAGACAAGTGGATCTTTCCGAGATTATCAACTCTTGACAATTAATCTTGTTTCCTTCCACCAGCTGAAACTGAACCAGTGTAAATTCAATTCTATACACTCAAAAAATGAACAACGtgtattgaaatattttaacaatgACATATAATTAGCAGGAAACATCAGATGCATTAATCTTCTTAAGGATCTTCTCAAGCAGAATCGAAAATAATATCTGCACAATGGGActggttttgtttctttttttcccttaccCTTTTGCTTAAAATGTGCATTGGTCAATTGAAATGTTGCTGCTCAGCCCATGGCCAAAAGCCATGCTGGTCTTCCATCCCATTGTTGAACATGTTACAGAAGCTTTCCTCTTGAATATTTTGGTGGTCAATCTTAAAGCATTGCAGATCTGATCTGGTTGAGCCATGGAGTTGTTGAGCCATGACCGAGGGCCTCGATGAGGTGAAGTGGTGCTTGTTGGTGAACTGTGAAGATGATACAGGGCTGTTCATAACTGATGTTCTCGAAATATCTAAGTTGATATCGGAACTGTTCTCGCTCCCATTGCTCCAATATGACCTCTCAATTTCCTTCTTGAGGTTGCTGGGTGCTTCATTTGTGTCCCTTCCTTTGAGAACCAATAGCTGCACCATTGGTTTTGGACTTAAAAAGTTAGTTAGAAGTATATTGTATTTGCAGATGCCACGATAATCAAAGAAAAGCAACTGGAGTCGCCTTGAGAAGTTATCAACTAGCAAGAAAATTGCATTGAACTCAACTATTGGGATATCTTCAGATAGAACTAATCTCCTCTAGCATTCAACTAATAAAGTAGGATTTCTATCACAAATAGGGAAATTAATACGAGTTCTGAGTCTTCTGTATCTAGTATTAATTAGCAATTTTTACATGTTATGTACAACATCGATTGCCTTTAAAGTAACTCGTTTTACCTATGtcatctaaaataaaaatccatgaAATAATTGTCTCGTGTCACTGAGTGATCTATGAAGGGATTATCCGAGAGGACTAAATGGATAGGCAAAGTTTTTTTTAGTATGTTCAGTTCTCTgcattattcctaaattgaagaATTATAGAGACTAGAGATGTGTAGTGAGTACTAGTCTCAAAGATTGTCGTTTTTTCTGGTTCTCTTCtgatcaaaaagaaaaaccaaaacagACATACTCAAGCGGCAAGACAGACAACACATGAAAACTAGAAGTAATTGATTAATCACATCTCTCTTCTTACCTCGGCGTGAAGCTTCTCATTCTGGGCATGAAGAGCATCATTTTCAGCCTTCAGGACCTCGAACTGCTTCTTCAACACCTCGTAGTCCCTCTCCAGCTGCTTGGTCTTCCAGCGAGCCCGCCGGTTCTGGAACCAGATGGCGATCTGCCTCGGCTGGAGGCCGAGCGCCCTCGCGAGCTGGATCTTCCTCTCGGGCTCGAGCTTGTTCCC
Above is a window of Eucalyptus grandis isolate ANBG69807.140 chromosome 9, ASM1654582v1, whole genome shotgun sequence DNA encoding:
- the LOC104419353 gene encoding homeobox-leucine zipper protein ATHB-20, translated to MAFPPPSASSAASFMFQAHHHRHQEDPLPSIIPLNHSNGDVVNNVPFLMKRSMSFSGADHNQRSCGGGDDDDLSDDGSQLLLGERKKRLSLEQVKALEKSFEIGNKLEPERKIQLARALGLQPRQIAIWFQNRRARWKTKQLERDYEVLKKQFEVLKAENDALHAQNEKLHAELLVLKGRDTNEAPSNLKKEIERSYWSNGSENSSDINLDISRTSVMNSPVSSSQFTNKHHFTSSRPSVMAQQLHGSTRSDLQCFKIDHQNIQEESFCNMFNNGMEDQHGFWPWAEQQHFN